In the Thermotoga sp. Ku-13t genome, one interval contains:
- a CDS encoding LacI family DNA-binding transcriptional regulator — MKITLKDIARELGVNVSTVSRAINGKPGVSEELRKKILEFAKMKGYSPDLAAVGLRKGKTKIIGVLIPDISNPFFAQILHGMERVFYPLGYHVLLCSTDENVEKEEENLKTLLSQRVAGVLSAPTDSGGNRSTYKKILDMQIPLVFFDRIIPGLEASYVITDNEGGVAELVRYLYGKGHRSLGIITLRSRSYTGKMRLLGVLKTCDELGILVKEEWILDGRSTQEGAYQAAKKFFQLRDRPTALLVSNNLMMLGVMKAIKELNVKVPEDISIVSFDDSYWNEIFDPPITCVAQEPEQMGLIAATMMMDLLQGGSKPTKTILKAHFIERASVKQIG, encoded by the coding sequence TTGAAGATCACTCTGAAGGATATCGCGAGGGAACTTGGGGTCAACGTCTCCACGGTATCGAGAGCGATCAACGGAAAGCCCGGTGTCAGCGAGGAACTACGCAAAAAAATTCTGGAGTTTGCGAAGATGAAAGGTTATTCACCGGACCTTGCCGCCGTGGGTCTCAGGAAGGGCAAGACCAAAATCATCGGTGTCCTGATACCGGACATTTCCAACCCATTCTTTGCGCAAATTCTGCACGGCATGGAGAGAGTTTTCTATCCTCTTGGATACCACGTACTCCTGTGCTCAACGGATGAAAACGTGGAAAAAGAAGAGGAAAATTTGAAAACACTTTTGAGTCAAAGAGTTGCCGGCGTCCTCTCGGCGCCCACAGACTCTGGAGGCAACAGGTCAACTTACAAAAAGATTCTGGACATGCAGATTCCCTTAGTCTTCTTCGACAGGATCATTCCCGGCCTGGAGGCCAGCTACGTGATAACGGACAACGAGGGAGGAGTCGCAGAGCTCGTACGCTATCTTTACGGGAAGGGACACAGGAGCCTCGGGATCATCACCCTCAGATCGCGTTCTTACACGGGCAAAATGAGGCTTTTAGGTGTGCTCAAAACCTGCGATGAACTGGGGATTCTTGTGAAAGAAGAATGGATCCTGGACGGCCGCTCCACCCAGGAGGGTGCGTACCAAGCAGCCAAGAAGTTTTTCCAGCTCAGAGATCGACCGACAGCCTTGCTCGTATCCAACAATCTGATGATGCTCGGCGTGATGAAGGCCATCAAAGAACTGAACGTGAAGGTGCCGGAAGACATTTCCATCGTCTCGTTCGACGATTCGTACTGGAACGAGATATTCGATCCTCCCATCACGTGCGTTGCGCAGGAACCAGAACAGATGGGTTTAATCGCGGCGACGATGATGATGGATCTGCTTCAAGGCGGTTCGAAACCCACCAAAACGATCTTGAAAGCTCACTTCATTGAGAGAGCATCAGTGAAGCAGATAGGATAA
- a CDS encoding Hsp20/alpha crystallin family protein: MLLERREDFFRPFRELQREIDRLFEDFFAPSVRRRSEVFGFTPDIDVYETDKEVVIEAEVPGMDKKDITVKIEDNVLKISGEKKLEREHKDRNYRVYERSYGKFERCLALPDYVDTEKIKAKYENGVLTITIPKREEVKAKVVDVKIE; the protein is encoded by the coding sequence ATGTTGCTCGAAAGACGCGAGGACTTCTTCAGGCCATTCAGAGAACTGCAGAGGGAGATCGACAGACTCTTCGAAGACTTCTTCGCTCCGAGTGTCAGAAGAAGGTCTGAAGTCTTCGGTTTCACACCGGACATCGACGTGTACGAGACCGACAAAGAAGTAGTCATCGAGGCTGAAGTTCCAGGAATGGACAAAAAAGACATCACCGTGAAGATCGAGGACAACGTGCTCAAGATCTCCGGTGAGAAGAAGCTCGAGCGCGAACACAAGGACAGGAACTACAGAGTCTACGAAAGGTCTTACGGCAAATTCGAAAGGTGCCTTGCCTTGCCTGACTACGTGGACACGGAAAAGATCAAAGCAAAATACGAAAACGGAGTTCTTACCATCACGATCCCGAAACGTGAGGAAGTGAAGGCGAAGGTTGTCGACGTGAAGATCGAGTGA
- a CDS encoding TRAP transporter small permease, with translation MKALRKIKNIVQIHLPAVCVFILFLSMFAQVLLRYVFRHPSPEAFEISSYSFVWSVLLGAALANRYRNHIKFDILYNKFPRRVQLVIDIFFDAFFSTLLIISLKPIVSQVMWYRIISSEVLGIPWAYLTLCLPIAMVLIVIDNCRFIYLNLKELFFKKPCKLEERLWR, from the coding sequence ATGAAGGCGCTCAGAAAGATCAAAAACATCGTTCAGATACATCTACCTGCGGTGTGTGTTTTCATTCTGTTTCTGAGCATGTTCGCACAGGTTCTTCTGCGCTACGTTTTCCGCCATCCTTCACCGGAAGCGTTCGAGATCTCGTCTTATTCCTTCGTCTGGAGTGTTCTGCTTGGAGCTGCCCTAGCGAACAGGTACAGAAACCACATAAAATTCGACATACTGTACAACAAGTTTCCCAGAAGAGTTCAGCTCGTCATAGATATATTCTTCGACGCATTCTTCAGCACATTGTTGATCATCTCGTTGAAGCCCATAGTTTCGCAGGTGATGTGGTACAGGATCATAAGTTCCGAAGTGCTCGGTATTCCCTGGGCGTATTTGACACTCTGTCTTCCCATCGCGATGGTGCTCATCGTCATCGACAACTGTCGTTTCATTTATCTCAATTTGAAGGAGCTTTTCTTCAAAAAACCTTGCAAACTGGAGGAGAGGCTGTGGCGCTGA
- a CDS encoding L-fucose/L-arabinose isomerase family protein translates to MKRKVGLLTFSDGRDYVSKELVEINKKFEQAVVEALQSTNEIEVIKADRIVDKPSVAKEEALKLRDRGAQMTIFHYAVWAFPHFSVIASKFAPGPFLLFGNVNPKYPGMVGMLAAAGALEQDGTPTYRVWGDPKDPKVLKRLISFIRAATAKNMLKGQRYGLFGGRSMGMYTAVPNVDLWNKLFGIDIEHIDQLEIIEKSKKVPDSDAKRAREWLEKYAKKIHYDGKQLTPEKLELQIKSYYALKRMAEDLELDFIGVKAQPELTEYFVTMDVAEAFLNDPYDWDGPKEPLVCATEADSDGALTMQIFKLVSNQPVLFADVRHYDAEDDFFDLCNSGQHATFFAARSYDPLVNLAKVEFYPESFYFPAGGASVRHIAAPGEVTLARLTRRDGRYVMKIIKGEFLDFGEKKNEEKARATQIEWPHAFARLKVSVEEFLSNYSSNHIHGVYGDYVEELVHFCKLAGIDFVVYA, encoded by the coding sequence ATGAAGAGAAAAGTGGGACTCTTGACCTTTTCAGATGGACGAGACTACGTGAGCAAAGAACTCGTGGAGATAAACAAAAAGTTCGAGCAAGCCGTTGTGGAGGCTCTACAGTCAACCAATGAGATCGAAGTCATCAAGGCGGACAGGATCGTCGACAAACCTTCGGTGGCGAAAGAGGAAGCTTTGAAGCTGAGAGACAGAGGGGCTCAGATGACCATCTTTCATTACGCAGTTTGGGCGTTTCCACACTTCAGTGTCATCGCGAGCAAGTTCGCACCTGGTCCGTTTCTGCTCTTTGGTAACGTCAATCCAAAGTATCCCGGCATGGTGGGTATGCTGGCCGCGGCGGGCGCGCTGGAGCAGGATGGCACACCCACGTACAGGGTCTGGGGTGATCCAAAGGATCCAAAGGTGTTGAAAAGACTCATCAGTTTTATAAGGGCCGCGACGGCGAAGAACATGCTGAAGGGTCAGCGCTACGGATTGTTCGGTGGCCGTTCTATGGGTATGTACACGGCTGTGCCGAACGTTGACCTGTGGAACAAGCTCTTCGGCATCGATATCGAGCACATCGACCAGCTCGAGATAATCGAAAAGAGCAAGAAGGTCCCCGATTCAGATGCGAAACGCGCCAGAGAATGGCTCGAAAAATACGCGAAGAAGATCCACTACGATGGAAAACAGCTCACACCGGAAAAATTGGAATTGCAGATCAAAAGTTACTACGCACTTAAAAGGATGGCCGAGGACCTCGAGCTGGATTTCATCGGTGTCAAGGCTCAACCTGAACTCACTGAATATTTTGTGACCATGGACGTTGCCGAGGCTTTCCTGAACGATCCGTACGACTGGGATGGCCCGAAAGAACCTTTGGTCTGCGCGACGGAGGCAGATTCTGATGGGGCGTTGACGATGCAGATCTTCAAGCTCGTCTCGAATCAGCCAGTGCTGTTCGCGGACGTCAGACACTACGATGCTGAAGATGACTTCTTCGATCTATGCAATTCCGGCCAGCACGCAACGTTTTTCGCTGCCAGATCGTACGACCCACTGGTCAACCTGGCGAAGGTTGAGTTCTATCCAGAAAGCTTTTATTTCCCGGCGGGAGGAGCTTCGGTGCGCCACATCGCAGCACCTGGTGAAGTCACCCTTGCCAGGTTGACGAGGAGAGACGGCCGTTACGTGATGAAGATCATCAAGGGGGAATTTCTGGACTTTGGGGAGAAGAAGAACGAGGAAAAAGCTCGCGCCACACAGATCGAATGGCCGCACGCCTTCGCAAGATTGAAGGTTTCAGTTGAGGAATTCCTATCGAACTACAGTTCGAACCACATACACGGCGTGTACGGGGACTATGTGGAAGAACTCGTGCACTTCTGCAAGCTCGCCGGTATAGATTTCGTCGTTTATGCATGA
- the dnaK gene encoding molecular chaperone DnaK: MSDREFVVGIDLGTTNSVIAWMKPDGSIEVIPNAEGSRLTPSIVAFTKTGEILVGEPAKRQMILNAERTIKSIKRKMGTDYKVRIDDKEYTPQQISAFILMKMKKDAEQYLGGRIRKAVITCPAYFNDAQRQATKEAGQIAGFEVLRIINEPTAAALAYGLDKKKEQKVLVYDLGGGTFDVSILEISEGVIQVIATSGNNHLGGDDFDQRIIDWLAEEFKKQHGIDLREDKQALQRLRDAAEKAKIELSTKLETDISLPYIAATSSGPLHLEAKLTRSLYESLVKDLVEMTRGPIERALNDAKLSPRDIDEIILVGGMTRTPMVQRFIHEIFGKEPNKSVNPDEAVAVGAAIQAAILAGSAKDKDIVLVDVTPLTLGIEVKGGLMEPIIPRNTTIPVRKSKIFTTAEDYQNEVEIRVYQGERAMARDNIFLGSFRLVDIPPAPRGVPQIEVTFDIDSDGIVHVSAKDLATNKEQSMVVTGRHKLREDEIRRMIEEAQKYKEQDRRKREEVELKNRADDLAYHVNKTLKEHGDKLPQDLKDRLENLIRDLRDAINRDDIAKVKLLFDDLQRESVKIGQYLYESVRKQEPGAQ, from the coding sequence ATGAGCGACAGGGAATTCGTTGTGGGTATCGACCTGGGTACCACGAACTCCGTGATAGCTTGGATGAAACCAGACGGTTCCATAGAGGTCATACCAAACGCTGAGGGTAGCAGGTTGACGCCTTCCATTGTCGCGTTCACAAAAACGGGTGAGATACTCGTCGGAGAACCTGCCAAGAGGCAGATGATCCTCAACGCCGAGAGGACCATCAAATCCATCAAGCGCAAGATGGGTACGGACTACAAAGTCAGAATAGACGACAAAGAATACACACCCCAGCAGATCAGCGCGTTCATATTGATGAAGATGAAGAAGGACGCTGAACAGTACCTCGGCGGCAGGATCAGGAAAGCGGTCATCACCTGTCCTGCGTACTTCAACGATGCCCAGAGGCAGGCAACCAAAGAAGCTGGTCAGATAGCTGGCTTCGAGGTGTTGAGGATCATCAACGAACCCACTGCTGCGGCGCTCGCGTACGGACTCGACAAGAAAAAGGAGCAGAAAGTGCTGGTGTACGACCTCGGTGGCGGAACGTTCGACGTTTCGATCCTCGAGATCAGCGAAGGCGTTATACAGGTCATAGCCACGAGCGGTAACAACCACCTCGGTGGAGACGATTTCGACCAGAGGATCATCGACTGGCTCGCTGAAGAATTCAAGAAACAGCATGGCATAGACCTGAGAGAGGACAAGCAAGCGCTGCAGAGACTCAGGGATGCGGCTGAAAAGGCGAAGATAGAGCTTTCGACGAAGCTCGAGACCGACATCAGCCTGCCGTACATCGCGGCAACGAGTTCTGGTCCGTTGCATCTGGAAGCCAAACTGACCAGGTCACTGTACGAATCTCTGGTGAAGGACCTCGTCGAGATGACGAGAGGTCCAATCGAAAGGGCCCTGAACGATGCGAAACTCTCACCGAGAGACATAGACGAAATCATACTCGTCGGTGGAATGACCAGGACCCCGATGGTTCAGAGATTCATCCACGAAATCTTTGGAAAAGAACCGAACAAGAGTGTGAATCCAGACGAAGCAGTTGCGGTCGGTGCCGCGATACAGGCAGCCATACTCGCAGGCAGCGCCAAGGATAAGGACATCGTGCTGGTGGATGTCACACCGCTCACGCTCGGAATAGAAGTGAAAGGAGGGCTCATGGAACCGATCATACCGCGCAACACGACCATACCCGTGAGAAAGAGCAAGATCTTCACGACGGCTGAAGATTACCAGAACGAGGTCGAGATCAGAGTTTATCAAGGCGAACGCGCAATGGCGAGAGACAACATATTCCTCGGAAGCTTCAGGCTCGTGGACATACCACCGGCGCCGAGAGGAGTGCCGCAGATAGAAGTGACCTTCGACATAGATAGCGATGGAATCGTTCACGTCTCGGCAAAGGACCTGGCAACCAACAAAGAACAGTCCATGGTCGTGACCGGCAGACACAAGCTCAGGGAAGACGAGATCAGAAGGATGATCGAAGAAGCTCAGAAGTACAAAGAGCAGGACAGAAGGAAACGTGAAGAAGTCGAACTCAAGAACAGAGCAGACGATCTTGCTTACCACGTGAACAAGACACTGAAAGAACACGGCGACAAACTTCCGCAGGATCTGAAGGACAGACTGGAAAACCTCATCAGAGACCTGAGGGATGCCATCAACCGCGACGACATAGCGAAAGTCAAGCTGCTCTTCGACGATCTCCAGCGCGAGAGCGTGAAAATAGGCCAGTACCTGTACGAAAGTGTGCGCAAACAAGAGCCTGGTGCACAATGA
- a CDS encoding sialic acid TRAP transporter substrate-binding protein SiaP translates to MRKLLLLSVLFVALVAFSTPKYVLRFNTVAAPTQPQVLAMQKFAEIVEELSGGNIKVEVYHSGQLGDQKTSLLAVMRGDLEMAGDGAPSWFADLGAMPEFGVFEAAYVFKDLDHMYRVMTSKMVQEMFDKLAQKTGLRVLDVWYLGTRQLNLVEKVGLVRRPEDLKGVKLRMPNNKTFLDMGRALGATPTPMAFGEVYMALKTGTIDGQDNPLPTDLAAKFVEVTKYIVLTDHQIGMICPVINEKLWQSMPEEYRVYIKKAMEVARNFMNYTVLEQEAKLLKLFVDQYRMEIIVPDKAAFMENARKFYSQPEFDKLWGPGMYEKIQNM, encoded by the coding sequence ATGAGAAAGTTGCTGCTGTTGTCGGTCCTGTTTGTCGCTCTCGTGGCTTTCTCGACGCCGAAGTACGTGCTCAGGTTCAACACAGTCGCTGCTCCAACGCAGCCGCAGGTTCTGGCAATGCAGAAGTTTGCCGAGATAGTCGAAGAACTCAGCGGTGGAAACATCAAGGTCGAAGTGTACCACTCCGGCCAGCTCGGCGATCAGAAGACGTCTCTGCTCGCAGTGATGCGCGGAGATTTGGAGATGGCTGGGGATGGTGCGCCATCCTGGTTCGCCGATCTCGGTGCGATGCCTGAATTTGGAGTCTTCGAAGCAGCGTACGTATTCAAGGATCTGGACCATATGTACAGGGTCATGACGAGCAAGATGGTTCAGGAGATGTTCGACAAGCTCGCTCAGAAAACGGGGCTCAGGGTGCTTGATGTGTGGTACCTCGGCACGAGACAGCTCAATCTTGTCGAGAAGGTCGGACTGGTGAGAAGGCCGGAGGACCTGAAGGGTGTGAAACTGAGAATGCCGAACAACAAGACGTTCCTCGATATGGGACGTGCCCTCGGTGCCACACCAACACCCATGGCCTTCGGAGAAGTCTACATGGCTCTGAAAACTGGCACGATCGATGGACAAGATAACCCGCTTCCTACAGATCTCGCCGCCAAGTTCGTTGAGGTCACCAAGTACATAGTTCTTACGGATCACCAGATCGGCATGATCTGTCCTGTGATCAATGAAAAGTTGTGGCAGAGCATGCCCGAAGAGTACAGAGTTTACATCAAGAAAGCGATGGAAGTTGCCAGGAATTTCATGAATTACACGGTACTCGAGCAGGAAGCCAAGCTGCTCAAACTCTTTGTCGATCAGTACAGGATGGAAATCATAGTGCCGGACAAGGCGGCGTTCATGGAGAACGCCAGGAAGTTCTACAGTCAACCCGAATTCGACAAACTCTGGGGTCCCGGCATGTACGAGAAGATCCAGAACATGTGA
- a CDS encoding TRAP transporter large permease, whose protein sequence is MALTLFLVIFAGTFALGYPIAFGMLAGGIVYLLVKGLSLANVLDMMTIGFANQTTLIAVPLFILAANIMNDTDITQRLFDFVKKAFGRFRGSLGYANIAASVIFAGMTGSQLADVAGLGKIEIKAMMDAGYDGPFTCAVTAASATIGPIIPPSIPMVLYSMISGASLGYLFLAGIIPGLLLAALEMVLVYILSRVRNYPVEGKVPAVELAKSFLMALPAMFAPVVLLLGMYTGVFTATEAAAIVVAYSILVSVLIYRTLGWKKLYRILIRSAEDIGYVSIMVAAAQLVSYVVTRERLAIKLTETLVSAGLASKPLLLLAIINVLYYILGMFIDASVTILVVIPLLLPVVQAAGIDLVHFGVMSVFNIMIGLDTPPYAQTAFITSAISGTPVKDVFKEMLKYWIPVEVLALIIITYFPDTVLFLPRLLGYGK, encoded by the coding sequence GTGGCGCTGACACTGTTTCTCGTCATTTTCGCTGGTACTTTTGCGCTGGGCTATCCGATCGCCTTCGGTATGCTGGCCGGGGGCATCGTTTATTTGCTGGTCAAAGGTCTGAGCCTTGCGAACGTGCTGGACATGATGACGATTGGATTTGCCAACCAGACGACACTCATAGCCGTTCCTCTGTTCATTCTGGCCGCCAACATCATGAACGACACAGACATAACTCAGAGGCTTTTCGATTTCGTGAAGAAAGCCTTCGGCAGGTTCAGAGGTTCCTTAGGTTACGCGAACATAGCTGCGAGTGTGATATTCGCTGGCATGACAGGTTCACAGCTCGCTGACGTTGCTGGTCTTGGAAAAATAGAGATCAAAGCCATGATGGATGCCGGTTACGATGGTCCATTCACCTGCGCGGTCACGGCAGCTTCTGCAACCATAGGTCCTATCATTCCACCGAGCATTCCCATGGTGCTCTATTCTATGATTTCGGGTGCTTCGCTTGGTTATCTCTTCCTGGCTGGTATCATTCCAGGACTCTTACTCGCAGCGCTGGAGATGGTTTTGGTCTACATCCTTTCGCGTGTCAGAAACTATCCTGTGGAAGGCAAGGTACCGGCAGTAGAACTTGCAAAATCCTTCCTGATGGCGTTGCCAGCGATGTTCGCCCCTGTAGTGTTGCTGCTAGGCATGTACACAGGTGTGTTCACCGCGACGGAAGCTGCTGCTATCGTGGTTGCGTACTCTATACTCGTCAGCGTTCTGATCTATCGTACACTGGGCTGGAAAAAGCTCTACAGGATACTTATCAGGAGCGCAGAAGATATAGGTTATGTGAGCATCATGGTTGCAGCAGCCCAGCTGGTGAGCTACGTAGTCACGAGAGAAAGGCTGGCGATCAAGCTCACAGAAACTCTTGTGAGTGCGGGTTTGGCATCAAAACCGCTGTTGCTTCTTGCAATCATAAACGTTCTCTATTACATTCTTGGCATGTTCATAGACGCTTCGGTGACGATTCTCGTGGTCATTCCGCTGCTACTTCCAGTCGTGCAAGCGGCTGGAATAGATCTCGTCCATTTCGGTGTGATGAGCGTGTTCAACATCATGATCGGTCTCGATACACCACCTTACGCGCAGACCGCGTTCATCACGAGTGCAATCAGTGGAACACCTGTGAAGGATGTTTTCAAAGAGATGTTGAAGTACTGGATACCTGTCGAAGTTCTCGCCCTGATAATAATAACCTACTTTCCAGACACTGTTCTGTTCTTGCCAAGATTACTCGGCTATGGGAAGTGA
- a CDS encoding AAA family ATPase, with amino-acid sequence MIDFKDYTESAQRVLGAVQDILNRYGQNQMSSEHILLAILEDGDNAAVDILRKIGVNIDVLRDETSSFVSKYGMRSYNPHSQVGQIYLTPDARHVLEEAKREARRMGDEKVGTDHLLLGMILSPGSMTYRLLTRYGVTPDKVYEAIRDLRTSGKTAEDENVDILFKFAEDLTRMVKDGKLLPVIGREKEIQRVIQILGRKFKNNPVLIGDPGVGKTAIVEGLAQKIVKGEVPDFLKNKKILKLDMGRIIAGTKFRGEFEERMKKLIDALKRNAYQYILFIDELHTVVGAGAAEGAVDAANLLKPELARGEMQVIGATTINEYRKYIEKDKALARRFQPVMVPEPSVEETIEILKGVRKEFEKHHGVTITDEALVAAAKLSTRYITDRFLPDKAIDLIDEAAVTKRLSNGQKIVDENDIAKIVEQWTNIPVSKMLESEREKLMHLEELLHQRVVDQEDAVSTIARTIRKARAGLKDPRRPAGVFLFLGPTGVGKTELAKALAWVLFGTEDALIRIDMSEYTEKYSVSRLIGAPPGYVGYEEGGQLTEAVRRRPYSVILLDEIEKAHPEVFNVLLQVFDDGRLTDGKGNTVDFRNTIIIMTSNIASQQILDALEEGITDLTPLVEEEMRRYFKPEFINRIDAAIIFKPLTFEHMKKIVELQLKRLEERLKEQKRNVVFTEAAKEYLANRGYLPAMGARPLRRVIENEVETVLADKIISEEFQEGETITVDADEFGLIFKK; translated from the coding sequence ATGATCGATTTCAAGGACTACACAGAGAGCGCACAGAGAGTGCTCGGAGCGGTCCAGGATATACTGAACCGCTACGGTCAGAACCAGATGTCCTCTGAACACATACTTCTGGCCATACTCGAAGACGGCGATAACGCCGCTGTCGATATCCTGAGAAAGATAGGTGTTAACATAGATGTTCTCAGGGATGAGACGTCTTCCTTTGTGAGCAAGTACGGCATGAGATCGTACAATCCTCACAGTCAAGTTGGGCAGATCTACCTGACACCCGACGCGAGACATGTCCTCGAAGAGGCAAAACGCGAAGCCAGAAGGATGGGAGACGAGAAGGTCGGAACTGATCATTTGTTGCTCGGAATGATCCTCTCGCCCGGTTCGATGACTTACAGGTTGCTGACCCGCTACGGTGTCACTCCGGATAAGGTGTACGAAGCAATAAGAGATTTGAGAACAAGCGGTAAGACCGCAGAGGATGAAAATGTGGATATTCTCTTCAAGTTCGCAGAAGATCTGACGCGCATGGTAAAAGATGGAAAGCTTCTGCCGGTGATAGGCAGAGAGAAGGAAATACAGCGCGTCATTCAGATACTCGGTAGAAAGTTCAAGAACAATCCCGTTCTCATAGGCGATCCGGGCGTTGGTAAGACTGCCATAGTCGAAGGCCTGGCGCAGAAGATCGTGAAAGGTGAAGTGCCAGACTTTCTGAAAAACAAGAAAATCCTCAAGCTGGATATGGGAAGGATCATCGCGGGAACGAAGTTTCGTGGTGAGTTCGAAGAAAGGATGAAGAAACTGATAGATGCTCTCAAGAGAAACGCCTACCAGTACATCCTCTTCATCGATGAGCTTCACACTGTCGTCGGAGCTGGGGCGGCCGAGGGTGCGGTGGATGCTGCGAACCTGCTCAAACCAGAGCTGGCACGTGGAGAAATGCAGGTCATCGGGGCAACCACGATCAACGAATACAGAAAGTACATCGAAAAAGACAAAGCCCTCGCGCGAAGGTTCCAGCCCGTGATGGTGCCTGAACCCAGCGTTGAGGAGACGATAGAGATCCTCAAGGGAGTCAGAAAAGAGTTCGAGAAGCACCACGGAGTGACCATAACAGATGAAGCACTCGTGGCTGCGGCGAAGTTGAGCACCCGGTACATCACCGACAGGTTCCTGCCGGACAAGGCGATCGACCTCATAGACGAAGCCGCTGTCACGAAAAGGCTCTCGAATGGGCAGAAAATTGTTGATGAAAACGACATAGCGAAGATCGTTGAACAGTGGACGAACATACCGGTTTCAAAAATGCTGGAATCTGAGCGTGAGAAGCTCATGCACCTCGAAGAACTGCTCCACCAGAGAGTGGTCGATCAGGAAGATGCGGTTTCGACGATCGCCAGAACGATAAGAAAAGCCCGTGCCGGCCTGAAAGACCCAAGGAGACCCGCAGGAGTGTTCTTGTTTTTGGGTCCGACGGGTGTTGGTAAAACCGAGCTCGCCAAAGCGCTCGCCTGGGTGCTGTTCGGAACCGAGGACGCATTGATCAGGATAGACATGAGCGAGTACACGGAGAAATATTCGGTTAGCAGGCTGATCGGTGCGCCTCCAGGATACGTCGGTTACGAAGAAGGCGGTCAATTGACTGAAGCAGTACGCAGGAGGCCTTACAGCGTCATCCTGCTCGATGAGATAGAAAAGGCGCATCCGGAAGTCTTCAACGTGCTACTGCAGGTCTTCGATGACGGAAGGCTCACCGACGGTAAGGGTAACACCGTGGATTTCAGGAACACGATCATAATCATGACGAGCAACATCGCAAGCCAGCAGATACTCGATGCACTCGAAGAGGGCATAACCGACTTGACACCTTTGGTGGAGGAGGAGATGAGGAGATACTTCAAACCGGAGTTCATAAACAGGATAGATGCGGCCATAATATTCAAACCGCTCACGTTTGAGCACATGAAGAAGATAGTCGAGCTGCAGTTGAAGAGACTGGAAGAAAGACTCAAAGAGCAGAAGAGAAATGTCGTTTTCACCGAGGCAGCAAAAGAATACCTCGCGAACAGGGGTTATCTACCTGCCATGGGTGCGAGGCCGTTGAGGAGAGTTATAGAGAACGAGGTGGAAACAGTCCTGGCAGACAAGATCATCTCGGAAGAGTTCCAAGAGGGAGAAACGATCACGGTCGATGCGGACGAGTTCGGCTTGATATTCAAAAAATGA
- a CDS encoding MBL fold metallo-hydrolase: protein MKLTWYGHACFLIQHGGISILTDPFDSSVGYKVPNVSVDIVTESHQHFDHNAHRLLRGEFQLIREPGEHSFKNLKIRGVETFHDETGGAKRGTNIVFVFEFPDWRIVHLGDLGHVLDQHQVQQIDQPNVLLIPVGGTFTVGPEEAKKVVEQLQPNVVVPMHYRTKYIKFDLRPVEDFLKFFTNVKRLSESSFELTEDVKSQRAAVYVPAI, encoded by the coding sequence GTGAAACTCACGTGGTACGGGCATGCGTGTTTTCTCATCCAGCACGGTGGCATCAGCATCCTGACGGATCCTTTCGACAGTTCCGTTGGTTACAAGGTTCCAAACGTTTCTGTGGACATCGTCACCGAAAGTCATCAGCACTTCGATCACAACGCGCATCGGCTGCTCAGGGGAGAATTTCAGCTGATCAGAGAACCGGGCGAGCACAGCTTCAAGAATCTCAAGATCAGGGGTGTGGAAACCTTCCACGACGAAACCGGGGGCGCCAAAAGAGGTACGAACATCGTGTTCGTGTTCGAATTTCCAGACTGGAGAATAGTACATCTTGGAGACCTTGGCCATGTGCTCGATCAGCATCAGGTTCAACAGATCGATCAACCGAACGTCCTTTTGATCCCCGTCGGCGGCACGTTCACGGTGGGCCCGGAAGAAGCGAAAAAGGTCGTGGAACAGCTCCAGCCGAACGTCGTCGTCCCCATGCATTACAGGACGAAGTACATCAAGTTCGATCTCAGGCCTGTGGAGGATTTTCTCAAATTCTTCACGAACGTTAAAAGACTGTCCGAAAGTTCGTTCGAACTGACGGAAGATGTAAAATCTCAGCGAGCAGCAGTGTATGTTCCTGCCATCTGA